From a region of the Spelaeicoccus albus genome:
- a CDS encoding carbohydrate ABC transporter permease encodes MASSSMRVRPVGAAGVYMVLGAGALLTLAPFALSLMTALKTPEQAATEGPLTLPHPFTFDNFVQLFTGSHSFLTPLVVTFEMTAFILVGQMVFSVMAAYAFGRLTFPGRDAVFWIYLGTMLIPQVATVVPLYVMMSSVGLRNTFWGLVLPTLFGSPYAIFLLREHFRGIPDDIEDAARLDGAGTLRILWSIIVPMSRPILTTLVVITVVSQWNNFMWPLFVTSGPTWEVLTVATQNLQTQYTDNWTLVMAATTLSMAPLVALYLLTQRNIVNSISLTGFK; translated from the coding sequence ATGGCGTCGTCCTCGATGCGCGTGCGCCCGGTCGGTGCCGCCGGCGTCTACATGGTGTTGGGGGCCGGAGCACTGCTCACGCTTGCCCCGTTCGCACTCAGCCTGATGACGGCGCTGAAAACGCCCGAACAGGCCGCCACCGAAGGCCCCCTCACCCTGCCGCACCCTTTCACCTTCGACAACTTCGTGCAGCTGTTCACCGGCTCGCACAGTTTCCTGACGCCGCTGGTGGTCACGTTCGAAATGACCGCCTTTATCCTGGTCGGCCAAATGGTCTTCTCCGTGATGGCCGCGTATGCGTTCGGCAGGCTGACCTTTCCGGGTCGGGACGCCGTGTTCTGGATCTACCTGGGAACGATGCTGATCCCGCAGGTGGCGACCGTCGTCCCCCTGTACGTGATGATGTCGTCGGTCGGGCTGCGCAACACCTTTTGGGGCCTCGTGCTGCCGACCCTTTTCGGATCGCCGTACGCCATCTTCTTGCTGCGCGAGCACTTTCGCGGCATTCCGGACGATATCGAGGACGCCGCTCGGCTCGACGGTGCCGGCACGCTGCGGATTCTGTGGTCAATCATCGTGCCGATGTCCCGGCCTATCCTGACGACCCTTGTCGTCATCACGGTGGTCTCGCAGTGGAACAACTTCATGTGGCCGTTGTTCGTCACGTCCGGTCCGACCTGGGAGGTGCTGACAGTCGCCACCCAGAACCTGCAAACCCAGTACACCGACAATTGGACGCTCGTGATGGCAGCCACGACCTTGTCGATGGCCCCGCTGGTGGCGCTGTACCTGCTGACGCAGCGCAACATCGTGAACTCGATCTCGCTGACGGGATTCAAGTAA
- a CDS encoding carbohydrate ABC transporter permease: MSGLTDAPSRRATAPANRRMRRRRQSATGYSLLAPSLIGVGIFLIVPAIVSVWLSFHSWDLVSKPTWAGLANFGALFTDPAILNSFGVTLLFVIIVIPCQTALGLWLSVLLAKRLRGSTFFRAVFLIPWICAPLALGVVWKWIFAPTGGALNTILGTHVAWLSSYSFALPSVAFVSIWTNVGYVTLFFLAGLSNIPGEFYESARLDGATGTQVFWSITVPLLRPTMFFVLVTGFIASFQAFDQIYSMTAGGPAGRTDVVATHIYQDVFLAPQLGSAAALSLALMVVLVLVTLAQNLFFRRRMTYGMQ, encoded by the coding sequence ATGAGCGGACTGACCGACGCCCCGTCGCGCCGCGCTACGGCACCAGCCAATCGGCGGATGCGCCGTCGCCGCCAGTCGGCCACCGGATATTCGCTGCTCGCGCCCAGCCTCATCGGCGTTGGAATCTTTCTCATCGTCCCGGCGATCGTGAGCGTGTGGCTGAGCTTCCATTCTTGGGACCTCGTCAGCAAACCGACCTGGGCGGGCTTGGCCAACTTCGGCGCACTCTTCACCGACCCGGCCATCCTCAACTCGTTCGGCGTCACGCTCCTCTTCGTCATCATCGTCATCCCGTGCCAGACCGCGCTTGGACTGTGGCTGTCGGTGCTGCTGGCTAAACGGCTGCGCGGGTCGACATTTTTCCGGGCCGTATTCCTCATCCCGTGGATCTGCGCACCGCTGGCCCTTGGCGTGGTCTGGAAGTGGATCTTCGCGCCGACCGGTGGCGCGCTGAACACCATTCTCGGTACCCATGTGGCATGGCTGTCGTCGTACAGCTTCGCGTTGCCGTCGGTGGCGTTTGTGAGCATTTGGACGAACGTCGGATACGTGACGCTGTTCTTCTTGGCCGGCCTGTCGAACATTCCCGGCGAGTTTTACGAATCCGCCCGGCTGGACGGCGCGACAGGAACCCAGGTCTTTTGGTCCATCACAGTGCCGCTGCTGCGTCCGACCATGTTCTTCGTCCTTGTCACCGGCTTCATCGCCAGCTTCCAAGCGTTCGATCAGATTTATTCGATGACTGCCGGCGGCCCGGCCGGCCGCACGGACGTCGTCGCCACGCACATCTACCAAGACGTATTCCTGGCGCCTCAATTGGGCAGCGCCGCCGCGTTGTCGCTCGCGCTGATGGTGGTGCTGGTACTCGTCACACTCGCTCAGAACCTCTTCTTCCGCCGCCGCATGACCTACGGGATGCAGTGA
- a CDS encoding YbfB/YjiJ family MFS transporter gives MPNAAAEPPHHSDLGTVAALALGPVVGLGFARFAYALLLPPMQADLGWSFITAGAMNAVNAVGYLIGAVLATPIARATGSRRAFTLGIVVTAAALLASAASGNLAFLLALRLVAGIAGAVSFVVGGGLAASASKRHQPSRSALLLGVYFCGGGAGIVLSGLIVNPVLAHTTVGSGWRIGWLVLGGLSVIAAAISVAASRRLSEPELARSRGDRWPASRLVPLMGAYLLFGVGYISYMTFIVAYLKQGGAGGAEVTWFWVVLGATSIAATYLWGPVLGRLRGGRGPALVLLVVAVGAAVPLIWTSMWAAFASALLFGGSFLSLVTAITTVARQSLHPRHWTAAIGTMTVTFALGQCIGPILGGGVSDGPHGVFAGLALSVGILVAGALVALFQRVRTPPLSV, from the coding sequence ATGCCGAATGCCGCGGCGGAGCCGCCACACCACTCCGATCTCGGCACCGTTGCGGCGCTCGCCCTCGGGCCGGTCGTCGGGCTCGGATTCGCACGGTTCGCCTACGCATTGTTGCTGCCGCCGATGCAGGCCGACCTGGGTTGGTCGTTCATCACGGCCGGCGCGATGAACGCCGTGAACGCCGTCGGGTATCTGATCGGGGCAGTCCTGGCGACTCCCATCGCCCGAGCCACCGGTTCCCGACGGGCCTTCACCCTCGGCATCGTGGTGACGGCGGCGGCATTGCTGGCGTCTGCGGCGTCCGGCAATCTGGCGTTCCTCTTGGCATTGCGCTTGGTGGCGGGCATCGCCGGCGCCGTGAGCTTCGTCGTGGGCGGCGGATTGGCGGCAAGCGCCTCGAAGCGGCACCAGCCGAGTCGGTCCGCATTGCTGCTGGGCGTGTATTTTTGCGGCGGCGGAGCCGGAATCGTGCTGTCCGGGCTCATCGTCAACCCCGTCCTGGCGCATACGACGGTCGGCAGCGGGTGGCGCATCGGCTGGCTGGTTCTCGGCGGGTTGTCCGTGATTGCCGCGGCGATCTCGGTTGCTGCATCGCGGCGGTTATCCGAACCGGAGTTGGCCAGGTCGCGCGGTGATCGCTGGCCGGCGTCCCGTCTCGTGCCGCTGATGGGAGCGTATTTGCTGTTCGGCGTCGGCTACATCTCGTATATGACGTTCATCGTGGCGTATTTGAAACAGGGCGGCGCCGGCGGCGCGGAGGTGACGTGGTTCTGGGTGGTGCTCGGCGCGACGTCGATAGCGGCCACGTATCTCTGGGGGCCGGTGCTCGGCCGGCTGCGCGGCGGCCGAGGACCGGCATTGGTGCTCCTCGTCGTCGCGGTCGGCGCGGCCGTGCCGCTCATCTGGACGTCGATGTGGGCCGCATTTGCCTCGGCCCTGCTGTTCGGCGGGTCGTTCCTCTCCTTGGTCACCGCCATCACCACCGTTGCGCGCCAAAGCCTGCATCCTCGACATTGGACGGCGGCCATCGGCACCATGACAGTCACGTTCGCGCTGGGGCAGTGCATCGGTCCGATCTTGGGCGGCGGAGTATCGGACGGCCCGCACGGAGTCTTTGCCGGCTTGGCACTGTCGGTCGGAATCCTCGTGGCCGGGGCCCTTGTCGCGTTGTTCCAACGCGTCCGCACGCCGCCGCTCTCGGTGTAA